A single Elephas maximus indicus isolate mEleMax1 chromosome 2, mEleMax1 primary haplotype, whole genome shotgun sequence DNA region contains:
- the LOC126070462 gene encoding olfactory receptor 2L13-like gives MEKWNQTSNDFILLGLLPPNQTGMLLLCLILLVFFLASVGNSTMIFLICMDSRLHTPMYFLLSQLSLTDLMYISTTVPKMVYNFLSGQKGISFLGCGFQSFFFLTTGGAEALLLGSMAYDRYVAICHPLHYPSHVTRRMCVQMIIGSWILGSINSLAHTAYILHIPYCRSRAIDHFFCDVPAMVSLACMDTWVYEYMVFVSTSLFLFLPFLGIAASYSRVLLAVYHMRSKERRKKAFTTCSTHLTVVTFYYAPSAYTYSRPRNVHSPAEDKNLAIFYTILTPMLNPIIYSLRNKEVLRAMTRVFGIFSSKKE, from the coding sequence ATGGAGAAATGGAATCAAACTTCTAATGATTTCATTTTGTTGGGACTCCTTCCCCCAAATCAAACTGGCATGCTGCTCTTGTGCCTTATCCTCCTTGTATTCTTTCTGGCCTCAGTGGGAAACTCAACCATGATTTTCCTCATTTGCATGGATTCCCgactccacacacccatgtactttctCCTTAGCCAGCTCTCACTCACGGACCTGATGTACATCTCTACTACTGTCCCCAAGATGGTGTATAACTTCCTCTCTGGCCAGAAAGGCATCTCTTTCCTAGGATGTGGCTTTCAAAGCTTCTTCTTCTTGACAACGGGTGGTGCTGAAGCCTTACTCTTGGGctccatggcctatgaccgttacgtggccatctgtcacccccTCCATTATCCCAGCCATGTGACTAGAAGGATGTGTGTCCAGATGATCATAGGATCTTGGATCTTGGGGTCCATCAACTCTTTGGCACACACAGCCTATATCCTTCATATTCCTTACTGCCGGTCCAGGGCCATTGATCATTTCTTTTGCGATGTCCCAGCCATGGTGTCTCTTGCATGTATGGACACCTGGGTCTATGAGTACATGGTTTTTGTGAGCACTAGCCTCTTTCTGTTCCTTCCTTTCCTTGGCATCGCTGCTTCCTACAGCAGAGTCCTTCTGGCTGTCTACCATATGCGCtccaaagaaagaaggaaaaaggccTTCACCACCTGTTCAACGCATTTAACTGTAGTTACCTTTTACTATGCACCATCTGCTTACACCTATAGTCGGCCCAGGAATGTCCACTCACCAGCAGAAGATAAGAATTTGGCCATTTTTTACACCATCCTCACTCCCATGCTCAACCCCATTATCTACAGCCTGCGGAATAAGGAAGTCCTCAGGGCCATGACAAGAGTGtttggaatattttcttctaagaaagaaTAG